AGGTGGCTGGGAAACGGTTGCGCCGATAATACATCCTTGCTCGACCCGCGATAAAAAAACCAGGGCAGGCGTTTCACCGCCTGCCCTGGTTTTTTTTTGCGTTTACGGCCAGCGCCAACCCTTACTGCCGCCCGGCCCCTTCCAGGGACTCGATATACATCTTCAATGAGCGCATCTCCACCGAGCGACCGTCGATTTTCCGGCCTGCCAACACCCCGGTAATACATTTATTGATCATCTTGACCAATTTGGGATTGGCAGAGGCCTTTTCAAGCCCCTTGCCGTCGGCATGGCAGGAGTTGCATGATTTGTCGTTGGCGGATCCGCCCAGGGCCGGATCATTGAAGAGCTGTTTGCCCAGGTCCACCGACGACCTGGCGGCCAGGGCCGAGCCGGCCAGCAGAAGGGAACCGGCGAGCAGCAGACTGATCACAAAAAACTTGTTGTTCATGACGTTCCTCCTTTTTTTGAAGTCATTCACCTTTGTCGGTCTCGCAAC
This genomic interval from Desulfobacterales bacterium contains the following:
- a CDS encoding cytochrome-c peroxidase, whose product is MNNKFFVISLLLAGSLLLAGSALAARSSVDLGKQLFNDPALGGSANDKSCNSCHADGKGLEKASANPKLVKMINKCITGVLAGRKIDGRSVEMRSLKMYIESLEGAGRQ